One Ignavibacteriota bacterium DNA segment encodes these proteins:
- a CDS encoding bifunctional riboflavin kinase/FAD synthetase, which translates to MIVLRSFESLRREKNSVVTVGTFDGIHLAHREIIREVVHRARMREGRSVVVTFDPHPKEVVTRSRGPVQLLSTLDERIALLDALHVDMFLVIPFTWEFSRMTAGEFYRSIIDARVGVSEVVVGYDHMFGRDREAGTESLMALGRDLDFSVFTAHPLTLDGEAISSTRIRQALEAGDVTRAEGMLGHPYQLAGVVVGGDRRGRTLGFPTANLDPDATKKIVPGNGVYVVRAGVGVTQAYGIMNIGVRPTVSSGVQRVIEVHLLDFSRDIYGERIAVTFLRRLRDEKKFGSVQELVEQLDRDREDARRLISALSYSSTQNKE; encoded by the coding sequence ATGATCGTCCTTCGTTCCTTTGAATCTCTCCGCCGGGAAAAGAACTCGGTGGTCACCGTCGGGACATTCGACGGCATTCATCTGGCACACCGCGAGATCATCCGCGAGGTGGTCCATCGCGCCCGCATGCGCGAAGGACGGAGTGTGGTGGTGACATTCGATCCGCACCCGAAAGAGGTGGTGACCCGCTCGCGCGGGCCGGTGCAACTGCTGTCGACGCTCGATGAACGCATCGCCTTGCTCGATGCTCTGCACGTGGACATGTTCCTCGTCATCCCGTTCACCTGGGAGTTCTCCCGGATGACCGCAGGCGAGTTCTACCGCAGCATCATCGATGCACGGGTCGGCGTGAGCGAGGTGGTCGTCGGGTATGACCACATGTTCGGCCGCGACAGGGAAGCCGGGACGGAGTCGTTGATGGCGCTCGGTCGGGACCTGGATTTTTCGGTCTTCACGGCGCATCCGCTGACGCTCGATGGAGAGGCGATCAGCAGCACGAGGATCCGTCAGGCACTGGAGGCGGGCGACGTCACGCGCGCCGAAGGGATGCTGGGCCATCCGTACCAGCTTGCAGGTGTGGTGGTGGGGGGCGACAGGCGCGGCCGGACCCTCGGGTTCCCGACAGCGAACCTGGATCCGGACGCGACGAAGAAGATCGTCCCCGGCAACGGCGTGTATGTGGTGCGTGCCGGCGTCGGTGTCACGCAGGCATATGGCATCATGAATATTGGCGTGCGGCCGACGGTCAGTTCCGGCGTGCAACGCGTCATTGAAGTGCACCTGTTGGATTTTTCACGCGATATCTACGGCGAACGCATTGCGGTCACGTTTCTGCGGCGGCTCCGCGACGAAAAGAAGTTCGGCTCCGTGCAGGAACTGGTAGAGCAGCTGGACAGGGACCGCGAGGATGCGCGTCGGTTGATATCGGCATTGTCGTACTCGTCAACTCAAAACAAGGAGTAA
- the bshC gene encoding bacillithiol biosynthesis cysteine-adding enzyme BshC: MTWIEYSRLPSAAGGYSELFLDFISGAPPSRPFYPISFRENSGFEAILRLQQEHTRDRTVVAGVLREQNERLGASPRTMQHIAALENPATYAVVTGQQVGILGGAFYTVLKTLTTIQLAARLQEKYPLFTFVPVFWLEGEDHDFAEMHYAQFPDPSGTLAKFEYLPGGILPERNPGPVGEIRFDSSMAGVLDAMEKGLQPTEFTASLMASIRECYAEGVSFNEAFARWLNRLFPDDGLVFMSVNHPALKKQLSPLFLREITEFPASSQIVIGQSAELEKTYHAQVKPKSVNLFLFHKGGRYSIEPREHDFSLRGTRHFLTPEELATIARDTPEQLSPNVILRPIVQDTLLPTVAYVAGPSEVAYHAQLTPLYAHFGVPQPILYPRASATVVEERVRRVLEKYSLEIQELYGDPTVLTNRILEQISEIKLDDLFDRTGKGIQTQLNELRFGLKELDPTLLGALENVAGKIEGSLGQLKEKSIGAQKKRNETAVRQIERAVASVLPGGTLQERQVNIVYFLNKYGPGFMKWLAGEIDINGFQHQVLSL, from the coding sequence ATGACCTGGATAGAATACTCCCGCCTACCGTCCGCCGCAGGCGGATACTCTGAATTGTTCCTTGATTTCATTTCCGGGGCCCCTCCGTCCCGCCCGTTCTACCCGATCAGCTTCCGGGAGAACAGCGGGTTCGAGGCGATCCTCCGGCTGCAGCAGGAACACACCCGCGACCGCACCGTGGTTGCTGGCGTGCTCCGGGAACAGAACGAGCGCCTGGGAGCGTCGCCCAGGACCATGCAGCATATCGCTGCGCTCGAGAACCCGGCCACGTACGCCGTTGTGACAGGCCAGCAGGTCGGCATTCTGGGGGGCGCATTCTACACCGTGCTGAAGACCCTGACAACCATCCAGCTCGCGGCACGGCTGCAGGAGAAGTATCCCCTGTTCACATTCGTGCCGGTCTTCTGGCTCGAAGGTGAGGATCACGATTTCGCCGAAATGCACTACGCGCAGTTCCCGGATCCTTCCGGGACACTCGCGAAATTCGAGTACCTCCCCGGGGGCATCCTCCCGGAACGGAACCCGGGTCCGGTCGGTGAGATCCGCTTCGACTCCTCGATGGCCGGCGTCCTCGATGCAATGGAGAAGGGACTGCAACCCACCGAATTCACGGCGTCCCTCATGGCCTCGATCCGGGAATGCTACGCCGAAGGGGTCTCCTTCAATGAGGCGTTCGCACGCTGGCTCAACCGCCTCTTCCCCGATGATGGATTGGTCTTCATGTCCGTCAATCATCCGGCCCTGAAGAAGCAGCTCTCCCCTCTCTTCTTGCGGGAGATCACGGAATTCCCTGCATCATCGCAGATCGTGATCGGACAGAGCGCAGAGCTCGAGAAGACGTACCATGCGCAGGTGAAGCCGAAGTCCGTGAACCTCTTCCTCTTTCACAAGGGCGGACGGTACTCCATCGAACCCCGGGAGCACGATTTCAGTCTGCGGGGCACGCGGCATTTTCTCACGCCCGAAGAACTTGCAACGATCGCGAGGGACACACCGGAGCAATTGAGTCCGAATGTCATCCTGCGCCCGATCGTGCAGGACACGCTTCTCCCGACCGTCGCGTATGTTGCCGGCCCTTCCGAGGTTGCCTATCACGCGCAGCTCACGCCGCTGTATGCACACTTCGGGGTGCCGCAGCCGATCCTCTACCCGCGAGCGAGTGCAACGGTGGTCGAGGAACGCGTCCGGCGGGTTCTCGAGAAGTATTCCCTGGAGATCCAGGAACTGTATGGCGACCCCACGGTCCTGACGAACCGGATCCTCGAACAGATCTCCGAGATCAAACTGGACGATCTCTTCGATCGCACGGGAAAAGGCATTCAGACGCAGTTGAATGAACTGCGATTCGGCCTCAAGGAACTCGATCCGACGCTGCTGGGTGCACTGGAGAATGTCGCCGGGAAGATCGAAGGAAGCCTCGGCCAGTTGAAGGAGAAGAGCATCGGGGCACAGAAGAAGCGGAACGAGACCGCAGTACGGCAGATCGAACGTGCCGTAGCTTCGGTCCTCCCCGGAGGAACGCTGCAGGAACGTCAGGTCAACATCGTCTATTTCCTGAACAAGTACGGCCCCGGCTTCATGAAGTGGCTTGCAGGCGAGATCGATATCAACGGCTTCCAGCACCAGGTCCTTTCGCTCTAG
- the rbfA gene encoding 30S ribosome-binding factor RbfA — protein sequence MSIRTERVASVIKEEIGAILIREYNDPAYGFITVTDVRVTPDLKIAKVMFSIMGAADVQKKTMAMLEQERSHLRGMVGRKLTLRYTPDLQFYHDTTMDRVHRINTLINEIHKNDSGHGDDSGS from the coding sequence ATGTCGATCCGCACAGAGCGCGTGGCATCGGTGATCAAGGAGGAGATCGGGGCCATACTGATCCGGGAGTACAACGATCCGGCGTATGGCTTCATCACCGTGACCGATGTCCGCGTGACCCCCGATCTGAAGATCGCGAAGGTGATGTTCAGCATCATGGGTGCGGCCGATGTCCAGAAGAAGACGATGGCGATGCTGGAACAGGAGCGTTCCCATCTCCGGGGCATGGTGGGGCGGAAGCTCACGTTGCGCTATACTCCGGACCTCCAGTTCTATCATGACACAACGATGGACCGGGTGCACCGTATCAATACGCTGATCAACGAGATCCACAAGAATGACAGCGGGCACGGTGACGACAGCGGCTCCTGA
- a CDS encoding cytochrome c3 family protein, with product MKKAWLDHTLKVRVPLIMMVAVGSFIATYYLSRSERDGVGYAPVQPIAFSHKLHAGTMQIDCKYCHTGVTSSRHATVPAASTCMNCHAVARKTRPEIIKLTKFYEEGTAIPWKRVHRVPDYAYFNHSAHVNKGIDCAHCHGAVQNMDVLTQIQPFTMGACLDCHRNAPTRLASIKDVKRGPEYCNACHR from the coding sequence ATGAAGAAGGCATGGCTTGATCATACCCTCAAGGTCCGCGTTCCGTTGATCATGATGGTTGCGGTCGGATCGTTCATTGCCACCTACTACCTCTCGCGGAGCGAAAGGGACGGCGTGGGCTATGCCCCCGTCCAGCCTATCGCGTTCTCGCACAAGTTGCATGCGGGGACGATGCAGATCGACTGCAAGTACTGTCATACGGGCGTCACCTCATCGCGCCACGCCACCGTGCCTGCAGCTTCCACCTGCATGAACTGCCATGCCGTCGCACGCAAGACCCGTCCTGAGATCATCAAGCTCACAAAATTCTACGAAGAAGGTACCGCCATTCCGTGGAAGCGTGTCCATCGCGTCCCGGACTACGCCTACTTCAACCACAGCGCCCATGTGAACAAAGGGATCGACTGCGCACATTGTCACGGTGCGGTCCAGAACATGGATGTCCTCACGCAGATCCAGCCGTTCACCATGGGCGCATGTCTCGATTGTCACCGGAACGCACCCACACGTCTCGCGTCGATCAAGGACGTCAAGCGCGGCCCGGAATACTGCAATGCCTGTCACCGGTAG
- the rpsO gene encoding 30S ribosomal protein S15, with protein sequence MAVTKEMKAEIVTKFGNGSADTGKPEVQVALLTARINDLTPHFEKFPKDHHSRVGLLKMVGKRRRLLDYLREKNIDRYRKVIEALQLRK encoded by the coding sequence ATGGCTGTAACGAAGGAGATGAAAGCCGAGATCGTCACGAAGTTCGGGAACGGTTCGGCGGATACGGGGAAGCCCGAGGTTCAGGTCGCATTGCTGACCGCACGCATCAACGACCTCACACCCCACTTCGAGAAATTTCCGAAGGATCACCATTCGCGCGTCGGCCTCCTGAAGATGGTCGGCAAGCGTCGCCGCTTGCTGGATTATCTCCGTGAGAAGAACATCGACCGCTACCGGAAGGTCATCGAAGCGCTGCAGCTGCGCAAGTAG
- the pnp gene encoding polyribonucleotide nucleotidyltransferase — translation MKVTKEVEIGGKIFSLETGRFAKQADGAVMARFGDTMVLATVVANKEAKPGIDYFPLQVEYREKAASAGKIPGGFFKREARPSEKEILSARIIDRPIRPMFPEWFQCETQVIVTVYSSDQEHDGDVLGAVAASAALMISDVPFEGPIGEVRVGRIDGKLVINPTFTQLQTSDMDITVAGTDDSIVMVEGEAQEISEQEMLEALAFAHEYIRQMCTIQSALAKEVGAKKRQAPASEGASALKTDVEALGAARTRELAMTPLLKEERAERTATMQAEVVAALAEKYPDQADEIKTILHDLEYREMREMILAHGKRLDGRGLREIRPITIEVGLLPRTHGSALFQRGETQSLTTLTLGTKLDEQIIDGLLPEYSKRFMLHYNFPPFSVGEVGRLGTTGRREIGHGNLAERAIKIMMPDAKEFPYTTRIVSDILESNGSSSMATVCAATLALLDGGAPLKKPVAGIAMGLVKEHDRVAILSDILGNEDHLGDMDFKVAGTKDGITACQMDIKIRGISLDIMRNALEQAREGRMHILGKMAETISTPRTEMSQYAPRLTTLKIPTDMIGALIGPGGKNIRRIVAESGAEINIEDDGSVVIAATSKEAADRAINEISRITEVPEVGKVYNSTVKKIMDFGVFVEFLPGKEGLVHVSQLDVKRVANPADVCKVGDVFEVKIVDKDDQGRWKLSRKAVLQPDVPYERGPAPRREGGDRPHGDRRPHSSGPRGGENKGGEHSEG, via the coding sequence ATGAAAGTCACAAAAGAAGTAGAGATCGGCGGAAAGATCTTTTCGTTGGAAACCGGGCGGTTCGCAAAACAGGCCGATGGCGCCGTGATGGCGCGGTTCGGCGATACCATGGTGCTCGCCACCGTGGTGGCCAACAAGGAAGCGAAGCCCGGCATCGATTATTTCCCGCTGCAGGTGGAGTACCGGGAAAAGGCGGCCTCGGCCGGCAAGATCCCCGGTGGGTTCTTCAAGCGCGAAGCGCGCCCTTCCGAAAAGGAGATCCTCTCCGCCCGTATCATCGACCGGCCTATCCGTCCGATGTTCCCGGAGTGGTTCCAGTGCGAGACCCAGGTGATCGTGACCGTGTACTCGTCGGACCAGGAGCATGACGGCGATGTGCTGGGTGCGGTTGCCGCATCCGCCGCACTGATGATCTCGGACGTCCCGTTCGAAGGGCCGATCGGCGAGGTCCGCGTCGGCCGCATCGATGGCAAACTCGTGATCAACCCGACGTTCACGCAGCTGCAGACCAGCGACATGGACATCACCGTTGCCGGCACGGACGATTCGATCGTGATGGTGGAGGGTGAGGCACAGGAGATCTCCGAACAGGAGATGCTGGAGGCACTGGCGTTCGCGCATGAGTATATCCGCCAGATGTGCACGATCCAGTCCGCACTGGCAAAAGAGGTCGGCGCCAAGAAACGCCAGGCCCCTGCCAGCGAAGGCGCATCCGCCCTGAAGACGGACGTCGAAGCCCTCGGTGCCGCACGCACGCGTGAGCTTGCGATGACCCCGCTCCTCAAAGAAGAGCGCGCGGAACGTACCGCAACGATGCAGGCAGAGGTCGTTGCAGCCCTGGCCGAGAAGTATCCGGATCAGGCGGACGAGATCAAGACCATTCTGCACGACCTCGAGTATCGCGAGATGCGCGAGATGATCCTGGCACATGGCAAGCGTCTCGACGGGCGCGGGCTGCGTGAGATCCGCCCGATCACGATCGAGGTGGGTCTGCTGCCGCGCACGCACGGTTCGGCGCTGTTCCAGCGGGGTGAGACGCAGAGTCTCACGACCCTGACGCTCGGCACGAAGCTGGACGAGCAGATCATCGATGGTCTGCTGCCGGAATATTCGAAGCGGTTCATGCTGCACTACAACTTCCCGCCGTTCTCGGTCGGTGAAGTAGGGCGCCTCGGGACCACGGGTCGGCGTGAGATCGGCCATGGGAACCTGGCGGAACGCGCGATCAAGATCATGATGCCGGATGCGAAGGAATTCCCGTACACGACCCGGATCGTGTCGGATATCCTCGAATCGAACGGCTCATCCTCGATGGCGACGGTCTGTGCGGCAACGCTCGCGTTGCTCGACGGCGGTGCACCGCTCAAGAAGCCGGTCGCAGGCATCGCGATGGGCCTCGTGAAGGAACATGACCGCGTCGCGATCCTGAGTGACATCCTCGGGAACGAGGATCATCTGGGCGACATGGATTTCAAGGTCGCCGGCACGAAGGATGGTATCACGGCGTGCCAGATGGACATCAAGATCCGCGGGATCTCGCTGGACATCATGCGCAATGCTCTCGAGCAGGCGCGTGAAGGCCGCATGCACATCCTCGGGAAGATGGCGGAAACGATCTCGACGCCGCGCACGGAAATGTCGCAATATGCGCCGCGCCTCACCACCCTGAAGATCCCCACCGATATGATCGGCGCGCTGATCGGACCGGGCGGGAAGAACATCCGCCGGATCGTTGCCGAGAGCGGTGCAGAGATCAACATCGAAGATGATGGTTCGGTCGTGATCGCGGCGACGTCCAAGGAAGCCGCGGACCGCGCGATCAACGAGATCAGCAGGATCACCGAGGTGCCCGAGGTCGGGAAGGTCTACAACTCCACCGTCAAGAAGATCATGGACTTCGGTGTGTTCGTGGAATTCCTGCCGGGCAAGGAAGGCCTCGTGCACGTGTCGCAGCTCGATGTGAAACGCGTCGCGAACCCCGCCGATGTGTGCAAGGTGGGCGATGTGTTCGAGGTGAAGATCGTGGACAAGGACGACCAGGGGCGCTGGAAGCTCAGCCGCAAGGCGGTGCTGCAGCCCGATGTGCCGTACGAACGCGGTCCCGCACCGAGACGCGAAGGCGGCGACAGGCCTCACGGCGATCGCCGGCCTCACAGCAGCGGTCCGCGTGGTGGTGAGAATAAGGGTGGCGAACACTCTGAAGGTTAA
- the truB gene encoding tRNA pseudouridine(55) synthase TruB has translation MTAGTVTTAAPDAAADPGELLLVDKPAGWTSFDVVNKLHRAYGGLKMGHAGTLDPIATGLLIICTGRKRKQIEQYMGLDKEYVATMRLGIVTASYDTETPVLRERPTDGIDEAAVRTAAGAFVGTQQQLPPMWSAVKKDGRRLYELARKGIEVERAPREIRIGSLTVDRVAMPEVVMTVACSKGTYIRTLVYDIGERLGCGGTMTALRRTKIGPYRIEDARTVEELVERAGESRRV, from the coding sequence ATGACAGCGGGCACGGTGACGACAGCGGCTCCTGATGCTGCAGCAGATCCGGGAGAACTCCTGCTGGTCGACAAGCCCGCAGGGTGGACATCCTTCGATGTCGTGAACAAGCTGCACCGTGCGTATGGCGGTCTGAAGATGGGGCATGCCGGAACGCTGGATCCGATCGCGACGGGGCTGCTCATCATCTGCACCGGGCGGAAGCGCAAGCAGATCGAGCAGTACATGGGCCTCGACAAGGAATACGTGGCCACCATGCGGCTCGGGATCGTCACGGCAAGCTACGACACGGAAACACCGGTGCTCAGGGAACGTCCGACGGACGGGATCGATGAAGCGGCGGTGCGCACTGCAGCGGGAGCATTCGTCGGGACGCAGCAGCAGCTCCCCCCGATGTGGTCGGCAGTGAAGAAGGACGGCAGGCGGTTGTACGAGCTTGCGCGGAAGGGGATCGAAGTGGAGCGGGCTCCCCGCGAGATCCGGATCGGATCGCTCACGGTGGACCGCGTCGCGATGCCTGAGGTGGTGATGACGGTTGCATGTTCAAAAGGGACGTATATCCGCACGCTTGTGTACGATATCGGTGAGCGGCTTGGATGCGGTGGAACGATGACGGCGCTGCGGCGCACGAAGATCGGTCCGTACCGGATCGAAGATGCGCGGACGGTAGAAGAACTGGTCGAACGGGCAGGGGAATCACGCCGGGTATGA